From Acidothermus cellulolyticus 11B, a single genomic window includes:
- the yidD gene encoding membrane protein insertion efficiency factor YidD, with the protein MRRPLTALVVLPIRGYQIVISPLLGPRCRFVPSCSAYAVEAIIRHGVLRGGWLSTRRLLRCHPWHPGGFDPVPPRRTTKSPQRVSATPDEGVAPCRTY; encoded by the coding sequence GTGCGACGGCCGCTGACCGCTCTGGTCGTGCTCCCCATTCGCGGATATCAGATCGTCATCAGCCCGCTGCTTGGACCGAGGTGCCGGTTCGTGCCGAGCTGCAGCGCGTATGCGGTGGAGGCGATCATCCGCCACGGCGTGCTGCGGGGAGGCTGGCTCAGTACTCGCCGGCTGTTACGCTGCCATCCTTGGCATCCGGGAGGGTTCGACCCGGTTCCCCCGCGCCGGACAACGAAAAGCCCACAGCGGGTCTCGGCCACACCTGACGAAGGGGTTGCGCCGTGCCGCACCTACTGA